In Caldisphaera lagunensis DSM 15908, a single genomic region encodes these proteins:
- a CDS encoding adenosylcobalamin-dependent ribonucleoside-diphosphate reductase, producing MTTNEAKQLELIKESTFKPEIEIEARKLLLKEIYEGVLKEYNKRAPNGGLLADLPQCVKDYIEGKREEPCDDDMKFTYNAIKVLQSRYMVKSQLMNPLETPSMVMRRVAEGFSSRSDKEKLYDLLINGKFMFNSPTLFNMFSDGAKGALSACYVTPVFDSMEGILDGVKVQALTFKYGGGQGFSFSELRPRGDIVAGTSGVASGPLSFMRLYDVATDVVKQGGKRRGANMGILHVWHPDIYNPKYDSWQALSNTLPPQIRAFIKAVKDAFDQIEKDDLYEINPILKEMAERLSKEGYYMPEDAGFIQSKKSPMQDTFLTNFNISVGVNDAFMNSVLNNEDWWMVNPKYSSDSNDIYRIHYSVSMKTGLGRLGKLIEENKWLLDNPYLNIYEDVFEKSKSLALRDLEEAMKLSNKKLDLNERNTKTWKINSRILWEEIIKSAWEGGDPGLIFVDNHNKYNPTPWLGVVTATNPCGEQHLYPFESCNLGSIDLNKYVDENNKFDLRSFFNDIHIIVDSMDAVIDLNKHPDKRQTLINSITRKIGLGIMGLANALAKLNYPYDSDEAVAFTLIISSAIEVFAWKRSWELGAKLGSAPVFECKRWDWKEMKCIEKADVNETIKLHTPALLKANEVMSIKDGFIKVKYHDVKIPADVSKRMVGETAKRVEEDGTINLIKEDAFYKVLNDVFGISKEDINNYLENFSINNEKSLLINALFKPAETWNKLIEYGKSIGAKAPRNSVVNTVAPTGTISIISGTSSGIEPYFALVYLRRVAIGEFWETISIFRDKVLEIAKKYNLSFDFLDNLFKIISSHKGSIRWALNDIENYIVSMSTEEKEGNKIITKNNYKELLEEIRELAKLFPTSMDFDLWYHLSHQIASQIYTDQAISKTINLPSDAKIDDVYTTYFVAWLGGLKGVTIYRDESKGIQVIYFGGEAKNILIEPIKKKTKSRMAIVKKEMKVTDVESDRKISQLFGISKDSTKGVVSLRPDENSTCKTCDL from the coding sequence ATGACTACTAATGAGGCAAAACAGTTAGAACTAATAAAAGAATCTACATTTAAGCCCGAAATAGAAATAGAGGCTAGAAAACTTTTATTAAAGGAAATTTATGAAGGAGTTTTAAAGGAATATAATAAAAGGGCTCCTAATGGAGGTTTGTTAGCAGATCTTCCTCAATGTGTTAAAGATTATATTGAAGGGAAAAGAGAAGAGCCATGCGATGATGATATGAAATTTACATATAATGCGATTAAAGTTTTGCAATCAAGATACATGGTTAAGAGTCAACTAATGAATCCCTTAGAAACACCTTCTATGGTTATGAGAAGGGTTGCGGAAGGTTTTTCTTCTAGATCTGATAAAGAAAAATTATATGATTTGTTAATAAATGGTAAATTCATGTTTAATTCTCCAACATTGTTCAATATGTTTTCAGATGGTGCAAAAGGAGCTTTAAGCGCTTGTTATGTTACCCCAGTATTCGATAGTATGGAAGGTATATTAGATGGTGTTAAGGTTCAGGCCTTAACATTTAAATATGGAGGAGGTCAAGGATTCAGCTTTTCAGAACTAAGGCCTAGAGGAGATATTGTTGCTGGGACTAGCGGGGTAGCAAGTGGACCATTAAGTTTTATGAGGCTTTATGATGTTGCAACAGATGTTGTTAAACAAGGAGGTAAGAGAAGAGGAGCAAATATGGGAATTCTTCATGTATGGCATCCTGATATATATAATCCAAAGTATGATTCATGGCAAGCCTTATCTAATACATTGCCTCCTCAAATAAGGGCCTTTATAAAAGCAGTCAAAGATGCATTTGATCAAATAGAAAAAGATGATTTGTATGAGATAAACCCAATATTAAAAGAAATGGCAGAGAGACTATCTAAAGAAGGATATTATATGCCTGAAGATGCAGGCTTTATACAATCTAAGAAGAGTCCCATGCAAGATACATTTTTAACAAACTTTAATATTAGTGTTGGTGTTAATGATGCATTTATGAATAGTGTTTTAAATAATGAAGATTGGTGGATGGTTAATCCTAAATATAGTTCTGATAGTAATGATATTTATAGAATTCATTATAGTGTTAGCATGAAAACCGGTTTAGGAAGATTGGGAAAGCTTATTGAAGAAAACAAATGGCTATTAGATAACCCATATTTGAACATATATGAGGATGTGTTTGAAAAAAGCAAATCATTAGCATTAAGAGATTTAGAAGAAGCAATGAAGCTATCAAATAAGAAATTGGATTTAAATGAAAGAAATACAAAAACATGGAAGATTAACTCAAGAATTTTATGGGAGGAAATAATTAAATCTGCATGGGAAGGAGGAGATCCAGGCTTAATTTTTGTAGATAATCATAATAAATATAATCCAACTCCATGGCTAGGTGTAGTAACGGCAACAAATCCATGCGGAGAACAGCATTTATATCCATTTGAAAGCTGCAATTTAGGTTCAATAGATCTAAACAAATATGTTGATGAAAACAATAAATTTGATTTGAGAAGTTTCTTCAATGATATACACATAATTGTTGATTCAATGGATGCTGTAATTGATTTAAACAAACACCCTGATAAAAGACAAACTTTAATAAATTCCATAACTAGAAAAATAGGTTTAGGTATAATGGGTTTAGCTAATGCTTTAGCTAAATTGAATTATCCATATGATAGTGATGAGGCCGTAGCATTTACACTAATCATATCCTCAGCTATAGAAGTATTTGCATGGAAGAGAAGTTGGGAATTGGGGGCAAAATTAGGTTCTGCTCCTGTATTTGAATGTAAAAGATGGGATTGGAAAGAAATGAAATGCATTGAAAAAGCAGATGTTAATGAGACAATAAAATTGCATACCCCTGCACTATTGAAGGCAAACGAAGTTATGAGTATTAAAGATGGATTTATAAAAGTAAAGTATCATGATGTAAAAATACCTGCTGATGTATCAAAGAGGATGGTAGGAGAAACTGCTAAAAGAGTTGAAGAAGATGGTACAATAAACTTGATAAAGGAAGACGCATTTTATAAGGTATTAAATGACGTGTTTGGAATATCAAAAGAGGATATTAATAATTATTTAGAAAACTTCTCAATAAATAATGAAAAGAGCCTGCTTATAAATGCATTATTTAAACCTGCAGAGACGTGGAATAAACTAATTGAATATGGAAAATCTATTGGTGCAAAAGCCCCAAGAAATAGTGTTGTAAATACCGTTGCCCCAACAGGTACTATTAGCATTATCTCAGGAACAAGCTCTGGAATAGAGCCTTACTTTGCTTTAGTATACTTGAGGAGAGTTGCTATAGGCGAATTTTGGGAGACGATATCTATATTTAGAGATAAAGTATTAGAAATAGCAAAGAAATATAACCTATCATTTGATTTCTTAGATAACTTATTTAAGATAATATCATCTCATAAAGGTAGTATAAGGTGGGCCTTAAACGATATAGAAAATTATATAGTTAGTATGAGCACTGAAGAGAAGGAAGGTAATAAGATAATAACTAAAAATAATTATAAAGAATTATTAGAAGAGATAAGGGAGCTTGCAAAGCTCTTCCCAACAAGCATGGACTTCGATTTATGGTATCATTTATCACATCAAATAGCCTCTCAAATATATACAGATCAAGCCATAAGTAAAACAATAAATCTCCCAAGTGATGCAAAAATAGATGATGTTTATACAACATACTTTGTTGCATGGCTAGGTGGCCTAAAGGGAGTTACAATTTATAGAGATGAGAGCAAAGGAATACAAGTAATATACTTTGGAGGGGAAGCAAAAAATATATTGATTGAGCCAATAAAGAAAAAGACAAAGTCAAGAATGGCAATAGTAAAGAAAGAGATGAAGGTAACTGATGTTGAATCTGATAGAAAGATATCGCAATTATTTGGTATATCAAAAGATAGTACAAAAGGTGTTGTAAGTTTAAGGCCAGATGAAAACAGCACATGTAAAACATGCGATCTTTAA
- a CDS encoding DEAD/DEAH box helicase, with protein sequence MAMELLNPMLKDVINSLGYKKLLPIQEKAIPVILRGNHTLIISPTGSGKTEAAFLPVVSLILDKNHEKGIKAIYVTPLRALNRDISYRIDKIVTGVGLSLLLRHGDTSQSQRKKFLENPPDVMVTTPESLNLLLTVRKNLWNNVSYVIIDEIHELLDNKRGVELSLILERLDEFSRNRIQRIGLSATLSEKSKKEAMGLLAYNRKVEIVEDYSMKKYDISVMITNGKDEKWDNMIKGITNIIKENKGSILIFTNTRSVAEKLSKDLSKYMENEIGVHHGSLSKDVREKAEMMFREGKIKTLVATSSMELGIDIGKIDTVIQFMSPRQIITMLQRAGRSGHRIGDVSKGIIITMNNLFEIMESGVIALRTERGEIEDLILPKRSMDALAHQLVAMIVEGTSNDIDQLLSIVNRAYPFSTITYEDMKRVLDHLDSIKIIKFNEETKTITQSRRTRKYLYTVSMIPDEVNFNVYDISSNSKIGEVSERFVETAVLEEGKENFRFTLAGKVWEVISIDYEEEKIEAKPIAIDEGAIPVWEGELIPVSYNVAREVCSLISLGMVDSKGLEELLKKRKIPDEAILKVKEVLNNTKKAWGVDISPQNLVIEEVNGGSILYVCLGSKGNFLLALILSKLLEKYIKVQIDYIPYAIIFTSQLKVSAELIREALMELKNMDPPEIMALSQDAVKSSRAYISRFLQIAKRLGVVDTDVKIPLEFGKKLIDAYKNTVVDEETIREIIYDMFDLESLLKFKEEFSKVNIIKLPEPTPLAKEVLSNPYLRKDLGTNLKSLAIDYIIEGLRKNALNKEAAFVCVACGESWVSKVKDLNNTVRCPKCKAMMVAPMPNSDWGNNAISLFKQWKKGELKRLTQEQKKIINEIKDRAALYINYASQGLGRYVIEALMTQGVGPKATRRVIDAYIRGGEKEFYKALLKAKEDYISYKKYWD encoded by the coding sequence ATGGCAATGGAATTACTCAATCCAATGCTTAAAGATGTAATAAATAGCTTAGGCTATAAAAAACTCTTGCCTATACAAGAAAAGGCTATACCAGTAATATTAAGAGGAAATCATACATTAATCATATCACCTACAGGCTCAGGAAAGACCGAGGCTGCTTTTTTGCCCGTTGTTTCATTAATTTTGGATAAAAATCATGAAAAGGGGATAAAGGCTATATACGTAACGCCATTAAGGGCATTAAATAGAGATATATCTTATAGGATTGATAAAATAGTTACGGGCGTTGGATTATCCCTACTTTTAAGACATGGCGATACAAGTCAATCTCAAAGGAAGAAGTTTTTGGAAAACCCTCCAGATGTTATGGTAACAACTCCTGAAAGCTTAAATTTGCTTTTAACGGTGAGAAAAAACTTATGGAATAATGTTTCTTATGTTATAATAGATGAAATACATGAATTGCTCGATAATAAAAGAGGAGTTGAGCTTTCATTAATTTTGGAAAGGTTGGATGAATTTTCAAGAAATAGAATACAAAGGATAGGTTTATCAGCAACATTGTCTGAAAAATCAAAAAAAGAGGCAATGGGCCTATTGGCTTATAATAGAAAAGTGGAAATTGTTGAGGACTATTCAATGAAAAAATATGATATATCTGTAATGATAACAAATGGTAAAGATGAAAAATGGGATAATATGATTAAAGGAATAACTAATATAATAAAAGAAAACAAAGGTTCAATATTAATATTTACTAATACAAGATCAGTTGCAGAAAAGCTTTCAAAGGATTTATCAAAATATATGGAAAATGAAATAGGAGTTCATCATGGAAGCTTATCTAAAGATGTTAGAGAAAAAGCAGAGATGATGTTCAGAGAGGGAAAAATTAAAACGTTGGTTGCAACATCTTCAATGGAATTGGGTATTGATATAGGTAAAATAGATACTGTTATTCAATTTATGTCCCCTAGGCAAATAATAACAATGTTGCAAAGAGCTGGTAGATCTGGGCATAGAATAGGGGATGTTAGCAAAGGAATTATAATAACAATGAATAATTTGTTTGAAATTATGGAATCAGGAGTTATAGCATTAAGAACTGAAAGGGGAGAAATTGAAGATTTAATTTTGCCAAAAAGATCAATGGATGCATTAGCTCACCAATTGGTTGCAATGATAGTTGAAGGTACATCTAATGATATAGATCAATTGTTAAGCATTGTTAATAGGGCATATCCATTTTCAACAATAACATATGAAGATATGAAAAGGGTGTTGGATCATTTAGATAGCATTAAAATAATAAAATTCAATGAAGAAACAAAAACAATAACCCAATCCAGGAGGACTAGGAAGTACTTATATACTGTCTCAATGATACCAGATGAAGTAAACTTCAACGTTTATGATATTTCATCTAACTCAAAAATAGGAGAAGTTAGCGAAAGATTTGTTGAAACAGCCGTTTTGGAGGAAGGAAAAGAAAACTTTAGGTTTACCTTAGCTGGCAAGGTATGGGAAGTTATTTCAATTGACTATGAAGAAGAAAAAATTGAAGCAAAACCTATTGCTATAGATGAAGGGGCAATACCAGTTTGGGAAGGGGAGTTAATACCAGTATCTTATAATGTTGCAAGAGAAGTTTGCTCATTAATCAGCCTAGGTATGGTTGACAGCAAAGGTTTAGAAGAATTGTTAAAAAAGAGGAAAATACCAGATGAAGCAATTTTGAAGGTTAAAGAAGTTCTAAATAATACTAAAAAAGCATGGGGCGTTGATATTAGTCCTCAAAATTTGGTTATAGAAGAAGTAAATGGAGGTTCTATTTTATATGTGTGCTTAGGAAGTAAAGGTAACTTCCTTCTCGCTTTGATATTGTCAAAATTGTTAGAAAAATATATAAAAGTTCAAATAGATTACATACCTTATGCAATAATCTTTACTTCTCAATTAAAGGTTTCGGCAGAATTGATTAGGGAAGCATTGATGGAATTAAAGAACATGGACCCTCCAGAAATTATGGCATTATCTCAAGATGCAGTAAAAAGCTCAAGAGCTTACATCTCGAGGTTTTTACAAATTGCAAAAAGATTGGGCGTTGTTGATACAGATGTTAAAATACCTTTAGAATTTGGAAAGAAATTGATTGATGCATATAAAAACACCGTTGTTGATGAAGAAACTATAAGGGAAATAATTTATGATATGTTTGATCTTGAATCTTTATTAAAATTTAAAGAAGAGTTTAGTAAGGTAAACATAATTAAGCTTCCTGAGCCAACCCCCTTGGCTAAGGAAGTGTTATCAAATCCTTACCTTAGGAAGGATTTAGGGACTAATTTGAAATCCTTAGCTATTGATTATATAATAGAGGGGCTTAGAAAAAATGCATTAAATAAGGAAGCTGCTTTTGTTTGCGTTGCATGCGGAGAGAGTTGGGTAAGTAAAGTTAAGGATTTGAATAATACAGTTAGATGTCCTAAGTGTAAAGCAATGATGGTAGCTCCAATGCCCAATAGCGATTGGGGAAATAATGCTATAAGTTTATTTAAGCAATGGAAAAAAGGAGAATTAAAAAGGTTAACCCAAGAGCAGAAGAAAATCATTAATGAGATTAAAGATAGGGCAGCCTTATATATTAATTATGCATCTCAAGGCTTAGGAAGATATGTTATTGAAGCTCTTATGACCCAAGGTGTTGGTCCAAAAGCTACTAGAAGGGTTATTGATGCATACATAAGGGGAGGGGAAAAGGAATTTTATAAAGCACTACTCAAGGCTAAGGAAGATTACATTTCATATAAAAAATATTGGGATTAG
- the thsA gene encoding thermosome subunit alpha, with amino-acid sequence MASGAGSNIPVLILKEGTQRSYGREALKNNILAAKVLSELLKTSLGPRGLDKMLIDSFGDITITNDGATIVKEMEIQHPAAKLLVEIAKAQDSEVGDGTTSVVVLAGSLLEKAEKLLDDNIHPSIIIDGYSKAMNKALEALDSIGKIVDINDDSTLRKIVDTTISSKYTGQGPEKEKIINIVVDAIKAVAEKREDGSYYVDLDNVKIEKKKGESLMDTSLIKGIVIDKEVVHPGMPKLVKDAKIAVLDAALEIQKPDISTKIRVTDVDQLDNFLEEETKILREMVDQIAATGANVVITQKGIDDVAQHFLAKKGILAARRVKRSDIEKIAKATGAKIVTSIKDLKPESLGYAGLVEERKVGNDKMIFIEGAKNPKSVTILIRGANDMLLDEAERNINDALHSLRNLLREPKIVGGGGATETEIAMAIRNYARTIGGKEQLAIEAFADALEVIPTVLAESSGMDPLDALMELRSYHGKNMKFAGINAIDGKIVDDVTKHDIYEPILVKKQVIKGASEAAISLLKIDDLIAASAPKSEGKGGSEGQQQGMPSGMPPM; translated from the coding sequence ATGGCAAGTGGTGCGGGAAGTAATATACCTGTATTAATACTTAAAGAAGGAACTCAAAGGTCTTATGGTAGGGAAGCATTAAAGAATAACATACTTGCTGCAAAGGTATTATCTGAGTTATTAAAAACAAGTTTAGGGCCTCGTGGCCTTGATAAGATGTTAATAGATTCTTTTGGAGACATTACTATAACAAATGATGGTGCAACAATTGTTAAAGAAATGGAAATACAACACCCAGCAGCTAAGCTATTGGTAGAGATAGCAAAAGCTCAAGATAGCGAAGTTGGTGATGGTACAACAAGCGTTGTAGTATTAGCAGGTAGCTTATTAGAAAAAGCTGAGAAGCTTTTAGATGATAATATACATCCATCTATTATAATTGATGGTTACTCAAAGGCAATGAATAAAGCACTAGAGGCATTAGATAGTATTGGTAAAATAGTAGATATAAATGACGATTCGACACTTAGAAAAATAGTAGATACAACAATATCAAGCAAATATACTGGCCAAGGTCCAGAAAAGGAAAAAATAATAAACATAGTTGTAGATGCTATAAAAGCAGTTGCTGAAAAAAGAGAAGACGGTTCCTATTATGTTGATTTAGATAATGTAAAAATTGAGAAGAAGAAAGGAGAAAGCTTAATGGACACATCATTAATTAAAGGAATTGTTATTGATAAGGAAGTTGTTCACCCTGGGATGCCAAAATTAGTTAAAGATGCAAAAATAGCTGTTTTAGATGCTGCTTTAGAAATACAAAAGCCTGATATATCAACAAAGATAAGAGTAACAGATGTAGACCAATTAGATAACTTCTTAGAAGAAGAAACAAAGATATTAAGAGAAATGGTTGATCAAATAGCTGCAACAGGAGCAAATGTTGTTATTACACAAAAAGGAATTGATGATGTTGCTCAACACTTCTTAGCTAAGAAAGGTATACTAGCAGCTAGAAGAGTAAAGAGAAGTGATATAGAAAAGATTGCAAAGGCAACTGGAGCAAAGATTGTAACAAGCATTAAAGACCTCAAACCAGAAAGCTTAGGCTATGCAGGATTAGTTGAGGAAAGAAAAGTAGGAAATGATAAGATGATATTTATAGAAGGAGCAAAGAATCCAAAGAGCGTAACAATATTAATAAGGGGAGCAAATGATATGCTATTAGACGAAGCTGAAAGAAACATAAATGATGCCTTACATTCATTAAGAAATCTGCTAAGAGAACCAAAGATAGTTGGTGGAGGAGGAGCAACAGAAACAGAAATAGCTATGGCAATTAGGAATTATGCAAGAACAATTGGAGGAAAAGAACAATTAGCTATTGAAGCATTTGCAGATGCATTAGAAGTAATTCCAACAGTTTTGGCTGAAAGCAGCGGTATGGATCCACTAGATGCATTAATGGAACTAAGATCTTATCATGGAAAGAACATGAAGTTTGCAGGAATTAATGCAATAGATGGTAAGATAGTAGATGATGTAACAAAACATGATATATATGAGCCAATACTTGTTAAGAAACAGGTAATAAAAGGTGCTTCTGAGGCAGCAATATCATTATTAAAGATAGATGATCTAATTGCTGCTTCCGCACCAAAATCTGAAGGTAAAGGAGGATCTGAAGGACAACAGCAAGGAATGCCTTCAGGCATGCCTCCAATGTAA
- a CDS encoding MFS transporter, producing MRQELSIYFSRIIYAAQWYILAPATLAIAESDKISQGLIGFLPFAFIIGAATTQIPAAYLSSKIGPKKTFLIGLFILSLSDIVVSFTNTFLEAFSLRILAGLGAGLYFSPAAAVLVSSNKERSATLMGLYNAAFSIGGLIGLSWGILDAILGWRIATFIGGLLGLIAFSENLFLVKDVKLITQSKLVFDKKLVILGIATSGIWGSSYAVGTLIPSFASELYKISPYKVSPLVSLYFLGNIIGGSITYLFEKRNKFRAIIFMSILTALTYPLYGIIGIYFMAIAALLNGIFINVATSIYYALAVDELNSINESLSLSIINLINMVIGVWVSPLFSFTMAINLKLSLYILLAVTIIPVVLIKKL from the coding sequence ATGAGACAAGAGCTATCAATTTATTTTTCAAGGATTATTTATGCAGCTCAATGGTATATATTAGCTCCAGCAACTCTAGCTATAGCAGAATCAGATAAGATTAGCCAAGGTCTAATCGGTTTTTTACCTTTTGCTTTTATCATAGGCGCAGCTACAACTCAAATACCAGCTGCATATTTATCATCTAAAATAGGTCCTAAAAAGACGTTTTTAATAGGACTTTTTATATTGTCATTATCTGATATAGTAGTTTCATTTACAAATACATTTTTAGAAGCATTTTCCTTAAGGATCTTGGCAGGCCTTGGTGCAGGTCTTTATTTTTCTCCAGCTGCAGCAGTTTTGGTTTCATCAAACAAAGAGAGGTCAGCAACTCTCATGGGTTTATATAATGCTGCATTTAGCATAGGAGGTTTGATAGGATTATCTTGGGGAATATTAGATGCAATACTTGGTTGGAGGATTGCTACATTTATTGGAGGTTTATTAGGTTTAATAGCTTTTTCAGAGAACCTATTTTTAGTTAAAGATGTTAAGTTAATAACCCAAAGCAAATTAGTTTTTGATAAGAAACTAGTAATCTTAGGAATAGCAACATCTGGTATTTGGGGGAGCAGCTATGCTGTTGGCACATTAATTCCTTCATTTGCGTCGGAATTGTATAAAATAAGTCCCTATAAGGTTAGCCCTCTTGTTTCCTTATACTTTTTGGGTAATATTATAGGAGGATCTATAACTTATTTATTTGAGAAAAGAAATAAATTTAGAGCAATAATTTTTATGTCTATCTTAACTGCTTTGACTTATCCTTTATATGGAATTATAGGAATTTATTTTATGGCAATAGCGGCTTTATTAAATGGAATTTTTATTAATGTTGCAACAAGCATTTATTATGCATTAGCTGTAGATGAACTTAATTCAATAAATGAATCCTTATCTTTATCAATAATAAATCTTATTAATATGGTAATAGGTGTATGGGTCTCACCACTTTTTTCATTTACAATGGCAATTAATTTGAAGTTATCTTTATATATATTGCTTGCTGTAACTATTATACCGGTAGTATTAATTAAAAAATTATAA
- a CDS encoding winged helix-turn-helix transcriptional regulator yields MSQDKCELTQNLWEKLAKKWTLAVVYNLGKSNGSGFNELKNNIGNISPSSLVERLTELESMGIIKREVIPNKPPRVLYKLTKKGEELYNILDQLVSWYLKNSEVIIGNKEIA; encoded by the coding sequence ATGAGCCAGGATAAATGTGAGTTAACTCAAAATTTATGGGAGAAACTAGCAAAGAAATGGACTTTGGCTGTTGTTTATAATTTAGGTAAATCAAATGGAAGTGGTTTTAATGAGCTTAAAAATAATATAGGAAATATAAGCCCATCGAGCCTTGTTGAAAGGCTAACAGAACTAGAAAGTATGGGTATAATAAAGAGGGAAGTTATACCTAATAAACCTCCAAGGGTTTTATATAAACTAACTAAAAAGGGAGAGGAATTATATAATATATTAGATCAGCTTGTTTCGTGGTATTTGAAAAACTCAGAAGTAATTATAGGGAATAAAGAAATAGCATAA
- a CDS encoding DoxX family protein: MITYLFEASIGILLVRLIMGINMIGHGSVKFKDLKGTAKYMKGAGVPEGLTYATALLELVGGIALVLGFLTRLASLLFFLQFLIIILYVKITRMKSPYLMITNPAAAEIDTIYMIISLALLISGPGIYSVDYLLKNYLLNGLL, translated from the coding sequence ATGATCACATATCTGTTTGAGGCTTCCATTGGCATATTATTAGTTAGATTAATTATGGGTATAAATATGATTGGTCATGGTTCAGTTAAATTCAAAGATCTTAAAGGTACAGCTAAATATATGAAAGGTGCAGGAGTTCCTGAAGGATTAACATATGCGACAGCCCTTTTAGAATTAGTTGGAGGAATCGCTTTAGTTCTTGGGTTCTTAACAAGGCTAGCTTCTCTTTTGTTCTTTTTGCAGTTCTTAATAATAATATTATATGTTAAAATAACAAGAATGAAATCACCATATCTAATGATAACGAATCCAGCTGCAGCTGAAATCGATACAATTTATATGATAATATCTCTGGCATTGCTAATATCAGGTCCAGGCATTTATTCAGTAGATTACTTATTGAAAAATTATCTATTAAATGGGTTATTATAA
- a CDS encoding M24 family metallopeptidase: MVKILKISRGELLKRISFLLDKIKENYDAVYLTNPTNIFYLTNVSIISTERPFALIIPVNGSPIAFSPSVEKNHIEYRNSMGGGIISNFYYYFDYPGEVHPLNKVVDLIKELKIKSIALDNPLGANPIWGYKGPNLSELLKKEGINVGKVEDLINEMRLIKSEEEIELIRESGKWASRAIRVAMDLIQENKWDWEIAIDASKQVLHEMNKNFSPYLPLRESIGLIVGFRGQVGEFSSYPHALVSERAIRKGDVLGIGSGPEIGGYYSELERTLIYGKPSEKVLNYFNKMLELRKEAFDTLRPNIKASDVDKAVMEKAKKLKVEEFIRHHTGHGLGLEGHEPPFLDVGYDVILKPGMVVSIEPGIYNDYGGFRHSDTVLITKNGNELLTNFPDEDLII, from the coding sequence GTGGTAAAAATTCTCAAGATAAGTAGAGGGGAATTATTAAAGAGGATTAGTTTCTTGCTTGATAAAATAAAGGAAAATTATGATGCAGTTTATTTAACTAACCCAACCAATATTTTTTATTTAACCAATGTCTCAATAATATCTACAGAAAGACCATTTGCTTTAATAATACCAGTAAATGGTTCACCAATAGCTTTTTCTCCATCTGTTGAGAAAAATCACATTGAATATAGAAATTCAATGGGAGGCGGTATAATATCAAACTTTTATTATTACTTTGATTATCCAGGTGAAGTTCATCCTTTGAATAAGGTTGTTGATTTAATAAAAGAGCTTAAAATAAAAAGTATTGCATTAGATAATCCTTTGGGAGCAAATCCTATATGGGGGTATAAAGGCCCAAATCTATCTGAATTATTAAAAAAGGAGGGAATTAATGTTGGGAAGGTTGAAGATTTAATAAATGAAATGAGGCTAATAAAAAGTGAAGAAGAGATAGAATTAATAAGGGAAAGCGGAAAGTGGGCATCTAGAGCTATAAGAGTAGCTATGGATTTAATTCAAGAAAATAAGTGGGACTGGGAAATAGCTATTGATGCCAGTAAACAAGTATTGCATGAAATGAACAAAAACTTCTCACCTTATTTACCATTAAGGGAATCAATAGGTTTAATTGTAGGTTTTAGGGGGCAAGTAGGAGAATTTTCTTCATATCCCCATGCATTGGTAAGCGAAAGGGCTATAAGGAAAGGGGATGTTTTAGGTATAGGTTCTGGTCCAGAAATAGGAGGCTATTATTCAGAGCTAGAAAGAACTCTTATATATGGGAAGCCAAGCGAGAAAGTATTAAATTATTTCAATAAGATGCTAGAGCTAAGAAAAGAAGCTTTTGATACATTAAGACCTAATATAAAAGCATCAGATGTAGATAAAGCTGTTATGGAAAAAGCAAAGAAATTAAAGGTTGAAGAATTTATAAGACATCATACAGGTCATGGATTAGGCCTCGAAGGTCATGAACCTCCTTTTTTAGATGTTGGTTATGATGTTATTCTAAAACCAGGAATGGTTGTTAGTATAGAGCCTGGTATATACAATGATTATGGAGGGTTTAGGCATAGCGATACGGTTTTAATAACAAAAAATGGTAATGAGCTTTTAACTAATTTCCCTGATGAGGATCTTATAATTTAA